ctcctgaatcaccctgtatatagcctgacaagttcttttttagccctgatataatgtcgctacaaacagcttacatatagcaacaatacgtgtacgtcatgaatagtcgggacagtgtgtattggcatcgtgcaagagcgagtgaggtatacaattatgtacatgtgagttgtagaagtatgtttcccaatcgaaacccaatcgaaagagcatgtttagttgataattaagtatgaataatttacctatccgccataatttgattctaaatattcgacctccgtatatatatttaccagattcagtcactcgtggtggtaatggctcattcttataataaatatttttgattatagcactaaagacgccttaaataagaaaaataataatttaataattaatattcatatttagtacaaaactaaccagtttattacaaactcactatgaaaatcagtacccgtcatgtcaacaaataatttcacaacattgtttaatggaatgctactgaatcccgtatcctttttctgtcgcaagtattttaatgtatttaaaattatttgtttagcatcggtgtgaatttttttgggcattttgattgcaaaatctattattatcctgaaatatttacaatcattttcgatttgtttgacatcggtgacattcaatgactttcaatgtcggatgtcaaacaaaataattgccattaaaataaattagttccatcgaaaatccgcaacgtggcgagggctaaaaaggaacttgttaggctttacctaattatgatggaattatgacgaaaactataaaaactatggacaaaaaaaacacggctaacttaatattaatttgtttaagtGTCACTATTGTCACTAACTGAATATTTAATCTAAAAAAGCTATTGTCTCaatatttaatgaaaaagaGAACTTACAGCAAACACCAAGTTGAAAATGAACAACAAAAATTTGACTGTAGATTCACCGCATCCCATTTTGACGTTTTCTGATGGTGATGTGACCACTATGGCAAATACTCCGCGCAGAAATGGTGCGAACGCTCACAAATTATCGGAACAGGATAAAGTTATACATTACTCACACGTAAAAATAAATGAGAATGTAAATCGGTAACACTCCtaattgtacagtcgacgtcaaagatatgtttacactttccgccttattacaaaggagtaaggtgcaaaagtgtaaacatatctttgacgtcgactgtacatcggaggaccttattacaaaaggaaaaATGTAAAGTTAACAGTGTAAGCGCTGGTACAGTTTTGATCATGAATTTTATGATTCAACACATGTTAAGGAAAATGTTTTGGGTATTTTGGTAACAATAATTGACTTAATTAGCGAATATAGGTAACCCAAATATGGCCTTGATTCCTCTACGAGTTAGAATGTGAGAAAGATACTATCGTGAATAGCATGTTGTCAAAACTGACCCCCGAAAAAGTTGAGGAGGAATTTTACTTAGCAATATTCTGAGCGTTTTAACCAGTTATTAAAGCTGTGCcgttctcgagaacgttcttcgttttgtcatcatcatcatcatcattctagccttcagtcgcccactgctgagcataggcctctcttcgtgtacgccacttatcccggtcctgagctagtctcatccaaaagtgcttCGTTTTGTATGGGAAACGTTCTCGCTTGAGAATATTTCCCGTAGTAAATGGAGAACATTCTCGACCGGCACAACGCTGCGCTCAGTAACCGATCGTATAACAATGCCTAAGATTATTACCAACCCGTTATCAAATTTGCAATTAATTAAAAGTCAGGGTTGGCAAAAGTAGCAAAAGCTAGTCTACCGTAGGCAACGCTAATTTCACTGTTGGCGCCCTGGCCAACAACTTAAAAGCCTAAGTgaagtattaaaataattattttaacaataatattatttagcGCTCCGtataaaactttgttcacggggCACTAATCATCACTAATGGGATCACTAGTTTCGCTcgtgcaaatcggttaaatgcggtTTTCTAGGAGACTGTAtgacgtagatacctaaaatttataAGATACCAACTAGGGTGTCTGCTTATAGTTattggccactcttaacaataaggCTACAAAGGACtcttgtttctttctgatttgtcAGGAGTGGccaataggtatattatagCCCCTAACTACAAACACCGTGTATCTCGTGAATTCGTAACTAAAGCCCCTAACAACCAACAACCAACACCGTGaataaaacggggtgagtaggtttcgcggggagagttgggttatgaatggggagagaaggtttgagaggtgGGTgggaagggattttaaggctactgctacaaaaataatgtattacaatttaaaatggggctatagtaatacgcataataaaaaaaaatcgatccaacaatcttccaaaatcacctttgtatgtaTAAAAAACCCTCTctccccaaatacgaggcactacggggtgaagtgggttttcctctttatcgtcaaagttatgaaatggaactacgcaaaataaaatacaaactaaaatacaaacgtccgaaccacttattatatacaccattcagttttcacatgtaaaaataaaattttatcgaggtttgaaagtcaaatttcacccaactcatcCCATTTTACCGGTATCTAGTGGTAATTTTTATCGTTTGCACATATTTTGCTATGTTTTAATACAAGTACCTAACATAAAAACAAACTGTAtgttttaatagttatttatttgttgagCTAAAATTTATAGCATAGCAGTCGGCACcgaaactgagggcctaccgcgaaccacgttcgacgtgttgcctccctgtcacacttacgtacctacgatattacaagtgcgacagagaggcaacatgtcgaacgtggttcgcggtagaccctctaaTTAAGGTTAGTGTGCCACACGATCGATGTTTAATCACTTAATCTTACGAACGAAGCGGGATGCTATAAAAACTTGCTAGCCGAAAATGAGCCAACCCAACCAATAGAATAACGCTTTTGGGtatacacatttattgtatgcttagaggataactcacgttagactgggccgtgtccgggccggagcttcccgcgcttacttttctatgacatgaaaggcgatgctttccatagaaaacgatgcgccggaagctccggtccggtctagcgtgagtcaacctaAATGCTACGAGATTACCAAAGGTAATAAATATtacgatataaaaataaagtaaaaaaagaaGGCCAGAATACCtgtaatgaaattaattgtgtAAAAACAAGTTAAAGTCAAATATTTTACGCTAACCTTTCTCAAACTTCTATCCCCTCTGTACACAAGCAGCCGCCCGCAAAGTTTGGCAATTTGTAGAGATGGGCCGGATATTTGGTATTCgacatatttttcaattttcggattcggccgaatagttcgTTTTGAACTGCCAAATATTTACCGAATAAACAAATTCTTTTTTAAGGGCGTCCGCTCTCCGTTAGGTGCAATTCGCGGTCAGGCATTAGAATTCCCTTTCTTTTCTTAACACATtaactgcccccgacgcacattgCGTTCACCGTCacacaagtttgttcctaggccacgccccaatggcagtgaatgcgttaaccttttcgacgccgtgtcaaacacaaaagctgtcacgcggacgccacgtcaccgaagtgtcaaaactgaaagtgaactttatgcatatgcacgtaggtctatgatgtgtggtctgtgaccgattaatcgttctttggcgttgaacctgcggtgcggatatatcggtcattggcgtccaaaaggttaaacatTCTCGGCCGGTCCAGAAAGGTCAGAGTGTAGATCGCAGACCCGAATGAACttgttttcagcgttttagGCGGTTTTTAGCccaaccgaatattcggccgaatattgatattcggcaaagtccatattcggcccatctctagTAATTTGCGTGTCTCGACCTACCCTTGGATGCCAATTTAACTTTTCCGTTCCTTTTGCTTAATCAGTTTCGAGAATGTTAAATTGACAGCTGTGAAGAGCCAGTGATTCTAGGTAGTCAAGGGTTGTACGTGAACAGTCAGGAGCAGAAGCTAAGCGAGTGACGTGTTCAATTCAAAATGATCTACTCTTGATTTTGTTCTATTGTATTCGTGTATAAGGTGTTAAGTACTTCCACTCACCATTCACTagcccgggattaaccggttaaacctggagttaccatggttaccagtacaatttgagcCTGGGTTAACGgtgtaaccggttaaccccgggttagcgcCATGGTGCAAGTGCCATGCAAGTTTCCtgggatagcggtgccgtcatatataGCGTTCTTCACTTTCTTCagaaagtgtatctgtaactaCATTTAAGTTTACTTCGATGTTATCTCGCTTTTTCTGAACAGTGACGCGGTGgacaaagttatgttaaagggcaaagttttatacttttacggtacaAGTTAAATTTATAACTCGAATGCGGAAAATTGGATCTAAATATACGACTCCCTgtgaagtaggtacttaatcatTAATCAGGCCcagtagacaacatgccaatcgctaaagCTACGTAGCggacgaaacgcaactgtcactgtcgcactaatataggagagtgatagagagatacaAAGCTATTCGATGACGAAACGCAAGCGATTATCACCTTGGCGTGCTACAAGTATTAGCTACTTAGGACGGTGCGCTTTTTTAGTATGGGATTGGGATACAGATATGTACTAGCGTTATATATGATCTGTggcttggctaggccgccagacCACATTatttatagacggtcaagcaaatcttgtcagtagaaaaaggtgcgaaattcaaattttctatgagacgataacccttcgcgcgcctacatttttcaaatttgccgcctttttctactgacaagatctgcttgaccaagtggACGTAGTTTCAggtaaaagatccaatccacaaaaCTACCAAAACATGAGTTAAGTATACCAGAGAGGTCTCTATGGTGTCTATTTTCATTCAGCAAAAAGAGGCCCAGTTTCCACTGCGTTTTCATATTTTAATCAACGTCGGATACCATCCCACATGTAGGAcgggttaaaatatatattcgcTAATAAGTATCCATTTCTCTTGGAACCTTTAGTTATATTCGATCAATTACGAAACTGCTCCACATTTATTTCATCGAAAGAAATCCAACCTGCTTGGATCATTTTTAAGAAAATGTAATTCACACTTTTTATCCTTAATATTATTAACGAAAATGATCCAATTCATTTGGATCCTTTTGAGAAACAAAATTTACTTAACTAAAATCCTTCAGATAAACAGCAAAAAGAATTCATCTCACTTGGATCACTTTGTTAAGAGCTGTTGTAAATTCTACTTTGACGTGATAATAATCAGCACAAACGATccatgtaggtatttttttaacaattatggcctggataccagccctttaagccaatccatgtaggtatacttgatcaagcaaatcttgtcagtagaaaaagacgcgaaTTTCAAactttctatgggacgataacccttcgcatCTATAGGTTgcaccaagaaaattctgcagcggatttgatagcccacacagtgtaagtgttatttatacgtcataatttcatagaagtttgacgtttaaaatgacacttgcactgcgtgtgggctatcaaaatcgctgcagacttttcacggtctgacttcacatttttttaatttgtcgccttttttactgacaagatttgcttgaccagctatatttttATGATTCCTTTCTAAATTCTAATGGCGTTATTTTTAACTATTATGATCAAGTCCTCACTGCTAATTTATTACTGTAAGTATTGGCTTACTTAGACCAATATGCAATAATTGTCAAAATGTGCAACAACccaaaccattttttttattgacactacatacaatttttatttaacGGTGAACATAAAAACGACCCAACGCGgttttatagttggtcaagcaaatcttatcAGTAGAATAAAGctggaaatttaaaaaaaatcgcgcctttttctactgacaagatttgtttgACCAGCTATAACTGTTAAATTatcactaaaataataaaataggaTTATAAACATAGGACTCGTTTTTGAtcatttataaatacataataaaacacgcaaaaataattaaatatattttgaatccGTCTCCTAAGTTTTAAGCAAGTTATACATAGTATATTAAACAACTTTATCAGTAAAAAAAGgtgtgaaattcaaattttctatgggacgataacgcTGCGCGCCTACGTTTTTTTACATTTACCGCTTTTGGCTACTGACAGAAATGGCTATAAAAGTCACAAACTTTGGTAATTTGTTCTTTTTGGTAACATGCAACACTGTTCGTGCCATAGTGTTGCTGCGCATTAACAAATTCAATCGTGAGAcagtaattatgttttttttttctaaagggtctagccgtgtttgtatggggcatcggccccaggagccaaattgattgccgttttgccaatttattaggccagatgtaagatgctatttcaccaaaaaaataaccctaaaatgctgcaggtttttgagaaaattaaaaaaaaagaaatttggttttcattattttttatctaaactaccgaaccgatttttttgtaacttatacacattatgtaagtaatctagatgaattatttaaaaaaaaatggagtttcaaatatccttataactagtaatattttcacttttaatttttcaaaaattttttttttacatttccgaaatagacacccaccaattttgggtattttatgtataaattaatgttctataacatatatttttttctaaaatattcatttggctcaacagggtaaaaataccgtatgtatgtatgtaatgtatgaacagacacaaccgggagaactcccggtcccatatcgaccaccgcgccgctctgtacgaatttgaatttcgaacgtaacaaattgctaaaatggactatattattattggctgtatgcggcttgcttgtcgtcgcgtcacgaaattaaaaaaccggccaagtgctaTTAGGACTCGcgttctagggttccgtacataagtccgactcacgcttgactgcacattaatttgtaataggttttcctgtcatctataggtaaagaactattttgagtatttttttcaaaattttagacccagtagtttcggaattaaagggggggaatggtaattttttggctattttcttaaataacttcgaacctatgtattttaaaattatataaaaatatgtccatctttgggtcacgaatttacatatgtgtaccaaatttcgacttaattggtccagtagtttccgagaaaataggctgtgacagacggacagacagacgcacgagtgatcctataagagcTTACGTTTTCTATACGTTCTTAGCAGATATTGCTAAGAacgtatagttagaccgtaaaaagtctgcagcgatattgatagcccacgcagtgcaagtgtcattttaaacgtcaaacttctatgaaattatgacgtatacttaacacttacactgcgtgggctatcaaatccgctgcagactttgtttggtgcgactttagtaatgtaacgatcttggagattttgaaaatattttgtgtataatctcctttttagggttccgtacccaaagggtaaaacgggaccctattactaagacttcgctgtccgtccgtccgtctgtccgtctgtctgtcaccaggctgtatctcacgaaccgtgatagctagacagttgaaattttcacagatgatgtatttctgttgccgctataacaacaaatactaaaaacagaataaaataaagatttaaatggggctcccatacaccaaacgtgatttttgaccaaagttaagcaacgtcgggagtggtcagtacttggataggtgaccgtttttttttgctttttttttgttttttttttgcattatggtacggaacccttcgtgcgcgagtccgactcgcacttgcccggtttttttccatTGCAAGATCAATATCAACGCAGCTCATATTAAAACGGAACTTCTTAGTGAGCcgcgtttcccgcctttttattttttaatttcgtgacgcgacgacaagcaagccgcatacagccaataataatatagtccattttagcaatttgttacgttcgaaattcaaattcgtacagagcggcgcggtggtcgatatgggaccgggagttctcccggttgtgtctgttcatacattacatacatacatacggtatttttaccctgttgagccaaatgaatatttttgaaaaaaatatatgttatagaacattaatttatacataaaatacccaaaattggtgggtcCCTAtttcgaaaatataaaaaaattttttttgaaaaattaaaagtgaaaatattactagttataaggatatttgaaactccatttttttttaaataattcatctagattaattacataatgtgtataagttacaacaaaatcggttcggtagtttagataaaaaataatgaaaaccaaatttctttttttttaattttctcaaaaacctgcagcattttagggttatttttttggtgaaatagcatcttacatctggcctaataaattggcaaaacggcaatcaatttggcttctggggccgatgccccatacaaacacggctagaccctttgaaCTCTAAATTTAAAACGGTAATAGGTCATTTTCAAGAAATTTTGTGATCAATATTAGGTTTAATACTGTTTAGCAAAACTAATTTCATTTTTTATggtaaaataatacataataattaattcaattgttttaaataataatatatttatgattttttatcCAATTTTATTGAATGGATCCTTATtgcacaattaaaaaaaaacgactgTCCatgaaaagtgtatttttaCGAAAAGGATCCAACCCCACATTTGGTCAAATATCTCGACAAATGTTGCATGAAACTAAACaatgtatgtataaatatataaaaggcgATTTGGCTCGTTTTTCATCCAAACacatagtataaaaaatatctaCCAGTATAGAGGAATAccgattcaaactttaaacTGCCATAACTTTTGTTCAACTTTTTGTAGACTGGATCTTTTACCTGTAACTACGTCCAGTATACGTACCTATTGGTCAACATTATTAAAAACTTGACTTCATATCCGAGCCAACTAGATCAAACTTTGATAACATGTCACATGATTTTGTTGAGTAAAAGTGAAACTTTTTAATAACCATGAACATATTGAAAGCTATAGGACTAAACGAGTTCAAAAATTGGGATATACTGAGGAGATTGTTAGCAGAGCTTATAGGAACATTTCTATTGATAACCATTTCTCTCTCAGGAATACACGAAATAAAATCTGCGGTTGGCTTCGCGCTAGCAAATGGATTACTTTTAGCTTCTATCATAGCATATACAGGCCATATTTCTGGTGGACATGTGAATCCGGCTGTTACTCTAGGAATGTTCATTTGCAAGTATATAAAACTGCTGCCCGCGCTGTGCTACGTAGTTGTGCAAATACTTGGAGCGATGTTAGGCCAAATGGTAGCAAGATTGATAGTGGACAAAGATTACAAGAAGATAAGTCGGAAGGTCCCCACCTTCTCCGAGCGATCGGAGTTTGGTCTGGAGGTGCTTGAGACATTCCTGTTGGTGTCAGTGGCTCTGAGCGTGACGGATCCGAGGAGGAGTGCCCGGGGAGTCGGTTCTGCTGCTTTAGCCATCGGTCTCAGgtagtttttttgtatttgaataTAGAGTATTTGGCTGTCAGGTCGATTAGGCCCGTTATGCAAATATCTGAGTAATTGTCGCAGCTTTTTAAGTGTtcatttattttgatttcttgTTGCACATGTTTTCGGGCCACGTTAGACATTTTTCTCCACCAAGTTCTTGTAAAGCGCTTGCTAATCCAGGAGTGTCGCATGTGCGTCGATCCATGGACATCCTGTACATTAATTTGTTGAAGAACCCCTACTGTAGTCTCTTGAGAAAGCCTCAGCAGGGCATATCCTTAGCCAGAGCTTTCGTAAAAGTTCTAATGAAATTGCACTACAGTGCGTGATTAAtattcatcatcttcctcgcgttattccgGCATTTTTTGCCGCGGCTCATGGCCTGGAGTCCACTCGAcaactaatggtaacattccattccTAACCGCAGCTACACCACCGGtattgaacgcgtcgctgtcgttgtcaatttccatagtaaaatgaacagtaatgcagctgtcgttggaaatggactgtcaccttaattctATGGAttggcataggcactagtttttaccaaagcgactgccatttgaccttccaacccagaggggaaactaggtctcaTTGGAatcagtccggtttcctcacgatttcCTTCGccaaaaagcgactggtaaacatcaaatgatatttcttaCATATGTTCCGAAAAACTCCGTGATCAATACTAAGTGAACTTTTTTCATTTCAGTGCAGCAGCTTCCCTCTGCGCAGTGACAGAATACAAAGCAAGCTTAAACCCCGTCGGACACCTAGCAACGTCGATATATCTAAAATCTTCGCCCAACTGGGTGTATTGGGGCGGCCCGCTGCTCGGTGGACTATTAGCTGGATTGGTTTATAGATATATCCTGAGTTATGGAAGACCTGCGAATATCCGAGTTGTTTATAAGCCGTGAAGATATCAAAATAATGGATCTTATTAAAACATCTTACGCACAAGATAGTCTTTGATTGTTCAGTTGTTCGACATTTAGCAACGTCAATGTAATATGCAATCAATCTCAATCTAAAACAGAAGTTAGAAGATTTATCAAAAGTTTTATCGATTGTaataactacctacttatattttaattatatgcTCATGTAACAGGCATGTAACAgaatggaatgcgctcccgtCATCTGTATTCTCTGAGAAATATGGCCTCGGTCTCTTTAAAGCTAGAGTGAATACtgaataggctattactgaaccggtgagctccatcttaggtcctgtcttcactttccatcaggtgtgactagagccaattGCCGATCAGTCTAcgagtattataaaaaaaaatctttgaatcaCCAACACATTCCGAAAAACAT
This window of the Cydia fagiglandana chromosome 15, ilCydFagi1.1, whole genome shotgun sequence genome carries:
- the LOC134671559 gene encoding aquaporin-like, with product MNILKAIGLNEFKNWDILRRLLAELIGTFLLITISLSGIHEIKSAVGFALANGLLLASIIAYTGHISGGHVNPAVTLGMFICKYIKLLPALCYVVVQILGAMLGQMVARLIVDKDYKKISRKVPTFSERSEFGLEVLETFLLVSVALSVTDPRRSARGVGSAALAIGLSAAASLCAVTEYKASLNPVGHLATSIYLKSSPNWVYWGGPLLGGLLAGLVYRYILSYGRPANIRVVYKP